From the Natrarchaeobaculum aegyptiacum genome, one window contains:
- the yqeC gene encoding selenium cofactor biosynthesis protein YqeC — protein sequence MTALADALEAGPGMTCVVGAGGKKTTLYTLADRLERAILTATVRIPIFDEQVANVAVTDEPLVVAREAGATGEWPLGLVAARDRSDRYEGYDRDVVDRLASEGPDVPVLVKADGARTRLLKAPAEHEPRIPEGADTVVPIASVQAVGKPLTDEYVHRPERVAALTGLEVGDEIGSRDIATVLTASDGGLKDVPPAATVVALLNMVDDDADLAVAREIADPVRTDDRVDRVVLTSMVADEPVRAVLE from the coding sequence ATGACCGCTCTGGCCGACGCCCTCGAGGCCGGCCCGGGGATGACCTGCGTCGTCGGCGCTGGCGGGAAGAAGACGACGCTCTACACGCTGGCAGACCGGCTCGAGCGGGCGATCCTCACCGCGACGGTCAGGATTCCGATCTTCGACGAGCAGGTCGCGAACGTGGCGGTTACGGACGAGCCGCTCGTAGTTGCCCGGGAAGCCGGAGCAACCGGCGAGTGGCCGCTCGGACTGGTCGCCGCGCGCGATCGGTCAGACCGGTACGAGGGCTACGACCGCGACGTCGTCGACCGGCTCGCCAGCGAGGGCCCGGACGTCCCCGTGCTGGTCAAGGCCGACGGCGCCCGGACGCGCCTGCTCAAGGCACCCGCGGAGCACGAGCCACGAATCCCGGAGGGTGCCGACACCGTCGTCCCGATCGCGAGCGTACAGGCCGTCGGGAAGCCCCTGACCGACGAATACGTCCACCGGCCAGAACGGGTCGCCGCGCTGACCGGGCTCGAGGTCGGCGACGAGATCGGCTCCCGGGACATCGCGACAGTGCTGACGGCCTCCGACGGCGGCCTGAAGGACGTCCCACCGGCGGCGACCGTCGTCGCGCTCCTGAACATGGTCGACGACGACGCAGACCTGGCCGTGGCACGCGAGATCGCAGACCCCGTTCGAACGGACGACCGCGTCGACCGCGTCGTCCTCACCAGTATGGTCGCCGACGAGCCGGTTCGAGCGGTCCTCGAGTGA
- the fdhF gene encoding formate dehydrogenase subunit alpha — protein MSSEEPVKTICPYCGVGCGIQVQADEESGDVSFMPWGDAPVNSGRICIKGGAATEVVNHEDRLTEPLIREDGEFREATWEEAYERVVGELERISGEYGADALGFFGSSKVMNEENYLLQKLARRIGTNNVDNCTRMCHASTVWALRTSLGAGAMTNSMEDLSEEADVLWIQGANPGEQHPIANSVYFRQAVLDGATVIQVDPHANKTTRSFDIEDTDRHQHLQLNPGTDIPLLNIVLKTILENDWVDEEFVEERTEGFEDLVETLEDFDTEAAAEECGIPLEDIERAAEAYATADNAAIFTGMGMSQHACGVDNVQNEINLALITGNLGRPGTGVNPLRGQNNVQGTCDVGAMPNVLPGYQLVDDDEARESVEEVWGFEVPDEPGLTNVEISNEFGQGIKGMYVMGENPIMSEPDANEVAERIQDLEFMVVQDIFMTETAEYADVILPATTWAERGGTVTNTDRRVQRMRGVGKVIENTKHDFEILCEVGSRLFDDGSFDFEDPEEAFEELRQVCPSYYGMTYDLLGEEGLHWPCYDIGDEGDPFLYEDEFDTENGLGRIVGVTHTPPAEVPDEEYPLTLTTARLEEHYNTGTMSRRSPTLNRQYPENFVDIHPNDAEEFGVEDGDYVTISSRRGEITVKAQVTTDIKEGSIWTTPHFASASANVLTNDVLDERAKIPEYKAAAADIEVSVEPSSDDSAPADD, from the coding sequence ATGTCTAGTGAAGAACCAGTAAAGACGATCTGTCCGTACTGTGGTGTCGGCTGTGGCATCCAGGTCCAGGCAGACGAAGAATCCGGCGACGTTTCCTTCATGCCGTGGGGCGACGCGCCGGTCAACTCCGGGCGAATCTGTATCAAAGGCGGCGCCGCCACCGAGGTCGTCAACCACGAGGATCGGCTCACCGAGCCGCTGATCCGCGAAGATGGCGAGTTCCGCGAAGCCACCTGGGAAGAAGCCTACGAGCGCGTCGTCGGCGAACTCGAGCGGATCAGTGGAGAGTACGGCGCCGACGCGCTGGGCTTTTTCGGCTCCTCGAAGGTGATGAACGAGGAGAACTACCTCCTCCAGAAGCTGGCCCGTCGTATCGGCACCAACAACGTCGACAACTGTACGCGGATGTGCCACGCCTCGACGGTCTGGGCGCTCCGAACGAGTCTGGGCGCCGGTGCGATGACCAACAGCATGGAGGACTTAAGCGAGGAGGCCGACGTGCTCTGGATCCAGGGGGCGAACCCGGGCGAACAGCATCCGATCGCCAACAGCGTCTACTTCCGTCAGGCCGTCCTCGACGGCGCGACCGTCATCCAGGTCGACCCCCACGCGAACAAGACGACCCGGTCGTTCGACATCGAGGACACCGACCGCCACCAGCACCTCCAGTTGAACCCGGGAACCGACATCCCGCTGCTGAACATCGTCCTCAAGACCATCCTCGAGAACGACTGGGTCGACGAGGAGTTCGTCGAAGAGCGAACCGAGGGGTTCGAGGACCTCGTCGAGACGCTCGAGGACTTCGACACGGAAGCGGCGGCCGAAGAGTGTGGCATCCCGCTCGAGGACATCGAGCGAGCCGCCGAAGCGTACGCGACGGCCGACAACGCCGCCATCTTCACCGGTATGGGGATGAGCCAGCACGCCTGCGGCGTCGACAACGTGCAAAACGAGATCAACCTCGCGCTAATCACGGGCAACCTCGGCCGACCCGGAACCGGCGTCAACCCCCTGCGTGGCCAGAACAACGTCCAGGGGACCTGTGACGTCGGTGCGATGCCGAACGTTTTGCCGGGCTACCAGCTGGTCGACGACGACGAGGCTCGCGAGTCCGTCGAGGAGGTCTGGGGCTTCGAGGTACCCGACGAGCCGGGGCTCACCAACGTCGAAATCTCCAACGAGTTCGGCCAGGGGATCAAGGGGATGTACGTGATGGGCGAGAACCCCATCATGTCCGAGCCGGACGCCAACGAGGTCGCCGAACGCATCCAGGACCTCGAGTTCATGGTCGTCCAGGACATCTTCATGACGGAAACGGCCGAGTACGCCGACGTGATCCTCCCGGCGACGACGTGGGCCGAACGCGGCGGAACCGTCACGAACACCGACCGGCGCGTCCAGCGAATGCGCGGCGTCGGCAAGGTCATAGAGAACACCAAACACGACTTCGAGATCCTCTGTGAGGTCGGCAGTCGGCTGTTCGACGACGGCAGCTTCGACTTCGAGGACCCAGAGGAGGCCTTCGAGGAACTCCGGCAGGTCTGTCCGAGCTACTACGGGATGACCTACGACCTGCTCGGCGAGGAGGGGCTGCACTGGCCCTGTTACGACATCGGCGACGAAGGCGACCCCTTCCTCTACGAAGACGAGTTCGACACCGAGAACGGTCTCGGCCGCATCGTTGGCGTCACCCACACGCCGCCGGCGGAAGTTCCCGACGAAGAATACCCATTAACGCTGACGACCGCCCGGCTCGAGGAACACTACAACACGGGGACGATGAGCCGCCGCTCGCCGACGCTCAACCGCCAGTACCCCGAGAACTTCGTCGACATCCACCCGAACGACGCCGAGGAGTTCGGCGTCGAGGACGGCGACTACGTCACCATCAGCTCCCGGCGCGGCGAGATCACGGTCAAAGCGCAGGTGACGACCGACATCAAGGAGGGCTCGATCTGGACGACGCCACACTTCGCCTCCGCGTCGGCCAACGTGCTCACGAACGACGTGCTCGACGAACGCGCCAAGATCCCCGAGTACAAGGCCGCCGCCGCCGACATCGAGGTCAGCGTCGAACCCTCGAGCGACGATTCCGCCCCGGCAGACGACTGA
- a CDS encoding aldehyde ferredoxin oxidoreductase family protein: MPVADRILRVDLSRETVTSRPIPERWLAQYVGGKGIGARYLYEELEPGTDPLSPANALLFMTGPLTGLLPGEQRYAAITKSPLTGTFLDSYGGGTFPGRLAGSLENHMGIVVTGEAEEPVVLSVANGEATLESAADLAGLDAAGTDEAFPNAAVACIGPAGENGVRYATIASDGGDHHAGRGGAGTVMGAKNLKAVVAHDPPAEPDSRTVEALKERDDEAFAASDAGQWLTSSDTLETVDFANEVGVLPTRGWQEDRFEGADDIGIEQAREAATERERPEDAVPGGFRVEHDDGESVVRGATPIVFGAGLGIDDFDAVATLGARCDQLGMDVITAGNAVAWAIRASQEGLLERDLSFGDETAARELVDEIATRSSPLGDALADGVDRAAEDIGGEDLVPTVKGMELSSYHPGNAKAMALAYATSDRGGCHRRARPVELEPVDAETWSRDRAAERVIDEQDRRAVLWSLIADDFLEDVLQADLGSEWLTAAGYDHEPTDLERVGERIWTLVRLFNVREGFSREDDALPGALSADEEDSSDHSEAATDEPNGIDAAVFESVLEHYYDARDWDREGRPTRDLLERLDLVDLVDDPGALESLDTGPDPDENTRSSAETGAWSR; this comes from the coding sequence ATGCCCGTCGCGGACCGTATCCTCCGAGTCGACCTCAGCAGGGAGACCGTTACGAGCCGGCCGATCCCCGAGCGCTGGCTCGCACAGTACGTCGGCGGGAAGGGAATCGGCGCCCGGTACCTCTACGAGGAACTCGAGCCGGGCACCGACCCCCTCTCGCCGGCGAACGCCCTGCTGTTTATGACCGGCCCGCTGACCGGCCTCCTGCCCGGTGAGCAACGGTACGCGGCGATCACGAAGTCCCCGCTGACGGGGACGTTTCTGGACTCCTACGGCGGCGGGACCTTCCCCGGGAGACTGGCAGGGTCGCTCGAGAACCACATGGGGATCGTCGTCACCGGCGAGGCCGAGGAACCGGTCGTCCTCTCGGTCGCAAACGGGGAGGCGACGCTCGAGTCGGCCGCCGACCTCGCCGGACTGGACGCTGCGGGGACCGACGAGGCGTTCCCGAACGCGGCGGTCGCCTGCATCGGACCTGCCGGCGAGAACGGCGTCAGGTACGCGACGATCGCCTCCGACGGCGGCGATCACCACGCCGGTCGGGGCGGCGCGGGAACCGTCATGGGCGCGAAGAACCTGAAAGCCGTCGTCGCCCACGATCCCCCGGCAGAGCCCGACTCGCGGACCGTCGAAGCCCTCAAAGAGCGCGACGACGAGGCCTTCGCCGCGAGCGACGCCGGCCAGTGGCTCACCTCGAGCGACACCCTCGAGACGGTCGACTTCGCGAACGAGGTCGGCGTGCTCCCAACGCGAGGGTGGCAGGAAGACCGATTCGAGGGAGCCGACGACATCGGTATCGAGCAGGCCCGCGAGGCGGCGACCGAACGCGAACGGCCCGAGGACGCCGTCCCGGGCGGGTTCCGAGTCGAGCACGACGACGGCGAGAGTGTCGTCCGCGGGGCGACACCCATCGTCTTCGGGGCGGGACTCGGCATCGACGACTTCGACGCGGTCGCGACCCTCGGGGCTCGCTGTGACCAGCTCGGCATGGACGTCATCACCGCCGGTAACGCCGTCGCCTGGGCCATCCGCGCCAGTCAGGAAGGGCTGCTCGAGCGCGACCTCTCCTTCGGCGACGAGACGGCCGCCCGCGAACTGGTCGACGAGATCGCCACCCGCTCGAGCCCGCTCGGGGACGCACTCGCCGACGGCGTCGACCGGGCAGCCGAGGACATCGGTGGCGAGGATCTCGTCCCGACGGTCAAGGGGATGGAGCTCTCCTCGTACCACCCGGGGAACGCCAAGGCGATGGCGCTGGCCTACGCGACGAGCGACCGCGGCGGCTGTCACCGCCGGGCCCGACCGGTCGAACTCGAACCGGTGGACGCCGAGACGTGGTCACGAGACCGGGCCGCCGAGCGCGTGATCGACGAGCAGGACCGCCGCGCCGTACTCTGGAGCCTGATCGCCGACGACTTCCTCGAGGATGTCCTGCAGGCTGATCTCGGGAGCGAGTGGCTCACGGCGGCGGGATACGACCACGAGCCGACCGACCTCGAGCGCGTCGGCGAACGGATCTGGACGCTGGTGCGACTGTTCAACGTCCGCGAGGGGTTCTCGCGGGAAGACGACGCGTTGCCGGGCGCTCTATCGGCCGACGAAGAGGACTCGAGCGATCACAGCGAGGCCGCAACGGACGAACCGAACGGCATCGACGCGGCCGTCTTCGAGTCGGTGCTCGAGCACTACTACGACGCCCGCGACTGGGATCGCGAGGGCCGACCGACTCGGGACCTCCTCGAGCGCCTCGACCTCGTGGACCTGGTCGACGATCCCGGAGCGCTCGAGTCGCTGGATACAGGCCCGGACCCGGACGAGAACACCCGCTCGTCGGCGGAAACCGGGGCGTGGTCCCGATGA
- the ligA gene encoding NAD-dependent DNA ligase LigA, with the protein MARRDPAADGGVSDDERADGSGGESADEGGQNPYLRDPPTEFEPVDSLSESEAREQTALLREAIREHDRRYYVEADPLIADRTYDSLFARLQELEDAFDLTHPDSPTRRVGGEPLEAFETVAHVAPMLSIDQSGEADDVREFDERVRRELDAADGDAADDLQYVCEPKFDGVSMAFVYEDGSLERAVTRGDGREGDDVTRNVRTIGSVPQRLHGEYPDSLAVRGEVYMPKDAFQAYNRERIERGEEPFANPRNATAGTIRQLDPAVVADRPLDVFFFDILDSSDGIDAHHEALERFPDWGLRVNDRVEVVDSIDEAIAYRDALLEERDDLNYEIDGTVIKVDDREAREELGQTARHDRWAFAYKFPARAEVTPIVDVAVQVGRTGRLTPVALLEPVDVGGVTVSRASLHNPEEIAEKNVNVGDTVRVQRAGDVIPYVEEVVEKGTEGHYELPDHCPVCESPVERDGPLAHCTGGLACDAQLRRSVEYYASDDGLDLEGLGEKSVRQLVDAGLVGSIADLYDVEREELTALEGWGETSAENLRSELEAAREPALADFLSALGIPHVGPSTARELAREFGSFEAFRDVAENDPERLEGVDDVGETVARQINEFFASEANAAAIDDLLARVSPQEAETDAGGDDLEGLTFVFTGSLEGVTRAEAAETVEAHGANATSSVSGNTDYLVVGANPGQTKRDDAEANDVPIVDEDEFRELLGEYGIDLE; encoded by the coding sequence ATGGCCCGGAGAGACCCAGCGGCCGACGGGGGCGTGAGCGACGACGAGCGCGCAGACGGTTCTGGAGGAGAGAGTGCAGACGAGGGAGGCCAGAACCCCTACCTTCGGGACCCACCGACCGAGTTCGAACCGGTCGACTCCCTCTCCGAATCCGAGGCCCGCGAGCAGACCGCGTTGCTCCGGGAAGCCATCCGCGAACACGACCGGCGCTACTACGTCGAGGCCGACCCGTTGATCGCCGATCGAACCTACGACAGCCTGTTCGCCCGCCTGCAGGAACTCGAAGACGCCTTCGACCTCACGCATCCCGACAGCCCAACCCGGCGCGTGGGGGGCGAACCGCTCGAGGCCTTCGAGACGGTCGCACACGTCGCGCCGATGCTCTCGATCGACCAGAGCGGCGAGGCCGACGACGTCCGAGAGTTCGACGAACGGGTGCGACGGGAGTTAGACGCAGCGGACGGCGACGCCGCGGACGACCTCCAGTACGTCTGTGAACCCAAATTCGACGGCGTCTCGATGGCGTTCGTCTACGAGGACGGCTCGCTCGAGCGCGCGGTCACCCGCGGCGACGGCCGCGAAGGCGACGACGTCACCCGGAACGTCCGGACGATCGGCTCGGTTCCCCAGCGACTCCACGGCGAGTATCCCGACTCTCTCGCGGTCCGCGGCGAGGTCTACATGCCCAAAGACGCCTTTCAGGCGTACAATCGCGAGCGGATCGAACGCGGCGAGGAACCGTTCGCGAACCCCCGGAACGCGACCGCAGGGACGATCCGCCAGCTCGATCCCGCCGTCGTGGCGGACCGCCCGCTCGACGTGTTCTTCTTCGACATTCTGGACTCGAGCGACGGCATCGACGCCCACCACGAAGCGCTCGAGCGGTTCCCCGACTGGGGACTGCGAGTGAACGACCGCGTCGAGGTCGTGGATTCGATCGACGAGGCCATCGCCTACCGCGACGCCCTGCTCGAAGAGCGAGACGACCTGAACTACGAGATCGACGGTACCGTCATCAAGGTCGACGACCGCGAGGCCCGCGAGGAACTCGGCCAGACTGCCAGGCACGACCGCTGGGCGTTCGCCTACAAGTTCCCCGCCCGCGCGGAGGTGACCCCGATCGTCGACGTCGCCGTGCAGGTGGGTCGGACGGGCCGACTGACGCCCGTCGCGCTGCTCGAGCCGGTCGACGTCGGCGGCGTGACGGTCTCGCGGGCGAGCCTGCACAATCCCGAGGAGATCGCCGAGAAGAACGTCAACGTCGGCGATACGGTCCGCGTCCAGCGCGCCGGCGACGTCATCCCCTACGTCGAGGAGGTCGTCGAGAAGGGCACCGAGGGCCACTACGAACTACCCGACCACTGCCCGGTCTGTGAGAGCCCCGTCGAGCGCGACGGCCCCCTCGCCCACTGTACCGGCGGGCTGGCGTGTGACGCCCAGCTTCGGCGGTCGGTCGAGTACTACGCCAGCGACGACGGCCTCGACCTCGAGGGACTCGGCGAGAAGAGCGTCCGCCAGCTCGTCGACGCCGGCCTCGTGGGCTCGATCGCCGACCTCTACGACGTCGAGCGCGAGGAGCTAACGGCCCTCGAGGGCTGGGGCGAGACGAGCGCCGAGAACCTGCGATCGGAACTCGAGGCGGCGCGGGAGCCCGCGCTTGCGGACTTCCTCTCGGCGCTCGGCATCCCCCACGTCGGTCCGTCGACCGCCCGCGAACTCGCCCGCGAGTTCGGGAGCTTCGAGGCCTTCCGCGACGTCGCCGAGAACGACCCGGAACGACTCGAAGGCGTCGACGACGTCGGCGAAACCGTCGCCCGGCAGATCAACGAGTTCTTCGCGAGCGAGGCCAACGCCGCGGCGATCGACGACCTGCTGGCGCGGGTCTCTCCGCAAGAAGCCGAGACGGACGCGGGCGGCGACGACCTCGAGGGGCTGACCTTCGTCTTCACCGGCTCGCTCGAGGGCGTCACCCGCGCGGAGGCCGCCGAGACCGTCGAGGCCCACGGCGCGAACGCCACGAGCAGCGTCTCGGGCAACACGGACTACCTCGTCGTCGGCGCGAATCCCGGCCAGACGAAACGCGACGACGCCGAGGCGAACGACGTCCCGATCGTCGACGAAGACGAGTTCCGGGAACTGCTCGGGGAGTACGGAATCGACCTCGAGTGA